A single window of Nitrospirota bacterium DNA harbors:
- a CDS encoding radical SAM protein: protein MTDSITRKTLLYKTAVEHGSYCINHVEGCAHGCLYPCYAMLIKKRAGRIKDYDDWRKPKIVSNALELLEKEVLKLKSKISYVHLCFSTDPFMYGYDDIAGLSLEIIRRLNEQSIPCTTLTKGIYPVDSMQYNDLTKNNEYGITLVSLDESFRKDYEPYAAALKDRLDALRQLSERGFRTWVSLEPYPTPNIIRQDLAKILEAVSFTDEIWFGRLNYNKKVSQFKFYKEFYKSQVEFITEFCKKNKISFYAK, encoded by the coding sequence ATGACGGATTCTATAACGAGAAAAACCCTGCTTTATAAAACGGCTGTGGAGCACGGTAGCTACTGCATAAACCACGTGGAGGGTTGTGCGCACGGGTGTTTGTATCCGTGTTATGCCATGCTTATCAAAAAAAGGGCAGGGAGGATAAAGGATTACGACGATTGGCGAAAGCCTAAAATAGTGTCAAACGCTTTGGAACTTCTTGAGAAGGAGGTTCTAAAGCTAAAGAGTAAAATCAGTTATGTTCACCTTTGTTTTTCGACAGATCCGTTTATGTACGGATATGACGATATTGCCGGTCTGTCACTTGAGATAATAAGGAGGCTTAATGAACAGAGTATCCCGTGTACTACTCTTACAAAAGGTATTTATCCGGTGGATTCGATGCAATACAACGATTTAACGAAAAACAATGAATATGGGATAACTCTTGTATCCCTGGATGAGAGTTTCAGGAAAGATTATGAACCTTATGCGGCAGCCCTTAAAGATCGGTTGGATGCGTTAAGGCAGCTTTCGGAAAGGGGTTTTAGAACTTGGGTAAGCCTTGAGCCATACCCCACTCCCAACATAATCAGGCAGGATTTGGCAAAAATTCTTGAAGCCGTATCCTTTACAGATGAAATATGGTTTGGGAGGCTCAATTACAACAAAAAAGTGAGTCAGTTTAAATTTTACAAGGAATTTTACAAAAGCCAGGTTGAATTCATTACAGAGTTTTGTAAAAAGAATAAGATTAGTTTTTATGCTAAGTAG